The following are encoded in a window of Pseudalgibacter alginicilyticus genomic DNA:
- a CDS encoding ferredoxin: protein MVIITLQRNKCIGCNYCVELAPNQFQMSKKDGKTVLLQANNKKGFFTLKSNDDSIFEDSDNAAKACPVKIISVKNI from the coding sequence ATGGTTATTATTACCTTACAACGTAATAAATGTATAGGCTGTAATTATTGTGTTGAATTGGCTCCAAACCAATTTCAAATGTCTAAAAAAGATGGTAAAACAGTCTTGTTACAAGCTAATAATAAAAAAGGTTTTTTTACATTAAAGTCTAATGATGATTCAATTTTTGAAGATTCTGATAATGCAGCAAAAGCTTGTCCTGTTAAAATTATTAGTGTTAAAAACATTTAA
- a CDS encoding RNA polymerase sigma factor: MSLNQLIENCKSNDTKAQGELYKLYSSKLFSICLKYSRNYAEAEDNLQDAFLTIFDKIEQYKHKGSFEGWIKRITVNTVMQRYRKEKVFDIVNENIAEEVVVDIDEESISMDFLLKSIQELPDRYRLVFNLYVLDGYSHKEIANLLNINIGTSKSNLARARQQLKETVENYKANNSLQSL; this comes from the coding sequence TTGAGTTTAAATCAACTCATAGAAAATTGTAAGAGTAATGATACTAAAGCACAAGGAGAATTATATAAACTCTATTCGAGTAAATTATTTTCAATCTGCTTGAAGTATTCGCGAAACTATGCCGAAGCCGAAGACAACCTGCAAGACGCATTTTTAACAATTTTCGATAAAATTGAACAATATAAACACAAAGGTTCATTTGAAGGTTGGATAAAACGCATTACAGTTAATACAGTAATGCAACGTTATAGAAAAGAAAAGGTATTTGATATTGTAAATGAAAATATTGCTGAAGAGGTCGTTGTAGATATTGATGAAGAATCTATTTCTATGGATTTTCTTCTAAAAAGTATTCAAGAACTACCCGATAGATACAGATTGGTTTTCAACCTATATGTTTTAGATGGATATTCACATAAAGAGATAGCAAACCTTCTCAATATTAACATTGGAACATCTAAATCTAATTTAGCAAGAGCTAGACAACAGTTGAAGGAAACCGTAGAAAATTATAAAGCTAACAATAGCTTACAGTCATTATAA
- the recA gene encoding recombinase RecA, which translates to MSSEKEAKLKALKLTLDKLDKAYGKGTVMKMSDAAVVDVEAISSGSLGLDIALGVGGYPRGRVIEIYGPESSGKTTLTLHAIAEAQKAGGIAAFIDAEHAFDRYYAKNLGVDIDNLIISQPDNGEQALEIADNLIRSGAIDIVVIDSVAALTPKSEIEGEMGDSKMGLHARLMSQALRKLTGSISKTNCTVIFINQLREKIGVMFGNPETTTGGNALKFYASVRLDIRRSTQIKDSGGSVLGNKTRVKVVKNKVAPPFKMAEFDIMYGEGVSKVGEVLDIAVENEIVKKSGSWFSYEDTKLGQGRDAVKALIKDNPELMEELEAKVRVIAKAANSDGDE; encoded by the coding sequence ATGAGCAGCGAAAAAGAAGCAAAATTAAAAGCACTAAAACTTACATTAGATAAATTAGATAAAGCGTACGGCAAAGGTACTGTAATGAAAATGAGTGATGCAGCAGTAGTTGATGTAGAAGCTATTTCATCAGGATCATTAGGGTTAGATATTGCATTAGGCGTTGGTGGCTACCCTCGTGGTAGAGTCATAGAAATATATGGACCGGAATCGTCGGGTAAAACCACGTTAACATTACACGCAATTGCCGAAGCTCAAAAAGCTGGAGGGATTGCTGCTTTTATTGATGCAGAACATGCTTTTGATAGATATTATGCTAAAAACTTAGGCGTGGATATTGACAATTTAATTATTTCTCAACCAGACAATGGGGAGCAAGCATTAGAAATTGCTGACAATTTAATCCGTTCTGGTGCTATTGATATTGTAGTTATCGATTCCGTTGCCGCTTTAACACCAAAAAGTGAGATTGAAGGCGAGATGGGCGACTCCAAGATGGGATTGCACGCACGTTTAATGTCTCAAGCCTTAAGAAAACTAACAGGCTCTATTAGTAAAACTAATTGTACCGTAATTTTTATTAACCAATTACGTGAAAAAATTGGAGTTATGTTTGGAAACCCTGAAACAACAACAGGTGGTAACGCCTTAAAGTTTTATGCTTCAGTAAGACTGGACATTCGTCGTTCAACTCAAATTAAAGATAGTGGTGGTTCCGTTTTAGGAAATAAAACCAGAGTAAAAGTGGTTAAAAATAAAGTAGCACCACCTTTTAAAATGGCTGAATTTGATATTATGTACGGTGAAGGCGTAAGCAAAGTGGGTGAAGTATTAGACATAGCTGTTGAAAATGAAATTGTTAAAAAAAGTGGATCTTGGTTTAGTTATGAAGACACCAAACTTGGTCAGGGTAGAGATGCCGTAAAAGCCCTTATAAAGGATAATCCTGAACTTATGGAAGAACTAGAAGCTAAGGTACGAGTTATAGCCAAAGCTGCTAACAGTGATGGAGACGAATAG
- a CDS encoding peptidase U32 family protein, with product MQKIELMAPAGNFESLQAALDNGADSVYFGVEQLNMRARASINFTLDDLPEISKRCKAKYVRSYLTLNTIIYDHDLSIVKTLLKKAKQADITAVIAMDQAVISMAREANMEVHISTQINVTNIETVKFYALFADTMVLSRELSLRQVKKITEQIEKEQIKGPSGKLVEIEIFGHGALCMAVSGKCYMSLHSQNSSANRGACKQNCRKKYTVIDQETGFEMELDNEYIMSPKDLCTIDFLQEVVDAGIKVLKIEGRGRAPEYVAKVIKCYREAIDAIENGSYSKDQVISWMQTLETVYNRGFWSGYYLGQKLGEWSKGSGSHATQKKVYIGKGTHFFPKAKVGEFKIEAYNINIGDTVLVTGPTTGAKEFVVNELLVNDQELNVGTKGDMVTIPLPFRIRQSDKLYKIVENKVEA from the coding sequence ATGCAAAAAATAGAATTAATGGCACCTGCAGGAAATTTTGAATCTCTTCAGGCGGCTTTAGATAATGGAGCAGATTCTGTTTATTTTGGTGTTGAACAGTTGAATATGCGTGCTCGAGCTTCTATAAATTTTACTTTAGATGATCTGCCTGAAATTTCAAAACGTTGCAAAGCAAAATATGTTCGTAGTTATTTAACGCTAAATACGATTATCTACGACCATGATCTTTCTATTGTAAAAACATTGCTTAAAAAAGCAAAACAGGCTGATATTACCGCGGTTATTGCTATGGATCAAGCTGTCATTTCAATGGCGAGAGAAGCTAATATGGAAGTTCATATTTCAACTCAAATTAATGTTACCAACATTGAAACGGTAAAGTTTTACGCTTTATTTGCAGATACAATGGTGCTAAGTAGGGAATTGAGTTTGCGTCAAGTGAAAAAAATTACGGAACAAATTGAAAAGGAACAAATTAAAGGTCCATCAGGTAAATTGGTTGAGATAGAAATATTTGGTCACGGAGCACTTTGCATGGCGGTTTCTGGTAAGTGTTATATGAGTTTGCATTCGCAAAATTCTTCAGCAAATAGAGGAGCTTGCAAACAAAATTGCCGAAAAAAATACACGGTAATTGATCAAGAAACAGGTTTTGAAATGGAGTTGGATAATGAATATATTATGTCTCCAAAAGATTTATGTACCATTGATTTTTTACAAGAGGTTGTTGATGCTGGTATAAAAGTTTTAAAAATTGAAGGGCGAGGAAGGGCACCAGAATATGTAGCAAAAGTTATTAAATGTTACAGAGAAGCCATAGATGCTATTGAAAATGGTAGCTATAGTAAAGATCAGGTTATTTCATGGATGCAAACCTTAGAAACAGTTTATAATCGAGGTTTTTGGAGTGGTTATTACTTAGGCCAAAAACTTGGAGAATGGAGTAAGGGTTCTGGTTCGCATGCTACACAAAAAAAGGTTTATATAGGAAAAGGTACTCATTTCTTTCCAAAAGCAAAAGTTGGTGAGTTTAAAATTGAAGCTTATAATATTAATATTGGCGATACAGTTTTAGTTACCGGGCCAACAACAGGTGCAAAAGAATTTGTGGTTAACGAGTTATTGGTTAACGATCAGGAATTAAATGTAGGGACGAAAGGTGATATGGTTACTATACCTTTGCCTTTTAGAATAAGACAATCTGACAAGTTGTATAAAATTGTTGAAAATAAAGTAGAGGCCTAA
- a CDS encoding rhodanese-related sulfurtransferase, whose protein sequence is MQLYNKLSAKERAELIDQVGKSRLTLSFYQYAKIDNPQVLRDHLFITWDALDVLGRIYIAHEGINAQLSLPADRFNEFKNHLDGIDFLKDIRLNIAVEQDNKSFLKLKVKVREKIVADGLNDTTFDVTNKGIHVSAEEFNNLIEDENTVLVDMRNHYESEIGHFKNAVTPDVDTFRESLDIIEDDLKTHKEDKKLVMYCTGGIRCEKASAYFKHKGFKNVFQLEGGIIEYTRQIKEQNLENKFLGKNFVFDERRAEKISDDVIACCHQCGKPADIHTNCANDACHLLFIQCDDCKVEMDNCCSTTCKEIHALPFEEQKALRKGQGNSNDIFKKGRADHLPYKKDLRNIFETLKVDNK, encoded by the coding sequence ATGCAACTGTACAATAAATTAAGTGCAAAAGAAAGAGCTGAATTAATTGACCAAGTAGGAAAGAGTCGATTAACACTTTCTTTTTATCAATATGCCAAAATAGATAACCCTCAAGTTTTACGAGATCATTTATTTATAACTTGGGACGCTTTAGATGTTTTAGGTAGAATTTACATAGCACATGAAGGTATAAATGCCCAATTATCACTTCCAGCTGATCGATTTAACGAATTTAAAAATCATTTAGATGGGATTGATTTTTTAAAGGATATTCGTTTGAATATTGCTGTGGAGCAAGACAATAAGTCCTTTTTAAAACTAAAAGTAAAAGTTCGTGAAAAAATTGTAGCTGATGGTTTAAACGATACCACTTTTGATGTTACTAATAAAGGTATTCATGTAAGTGCAGAAGAATTTAATAATTTAATTGAAGATGAAAACACAGTATTGGTGGATATGCGAAACCATTACGAAAGCGAAATAGGTCATTTCAAAAATGCCGTTACGCCAGATGTGGATACTTTTAGAGAATCTTTAGATATTATTGAAGACGATTTAAAAACTCACAAAGAAGATAAAAAATTAGTAATGTATTGTACTGGTGGTATTCGTTGCGAAAAAGCCAGTGCTTATTTTAAACATAAGGGTTTTAAAAACGTATTTCAGCTTGAAGGAGGTATTATTGAATACACACGACAAATTAAAGAGCAAAACCTTGAAAATAAATTTTTAGGAAAGAATTTTGTTTTTGATGAACGCCGTGCCGAAAAAATAAGTGATGATGTGATTGCTTGTTGTCATCAATGTGGAAAACCAGCAGATATTCATACCAATTGTGCTAATGATGCTTGTCATTTATTGTTTATTCAATGTGATGATTGTAAAGTAGAAATGGATAATTGCTGCTCTACAACCTGTAAAGAAATTCATGCGCTGCCTTTTGAAGAACAAAAAGCCCTGAGAAAAGGACAGGGCAATAGTAACGATATATTCAAAAAAGGTCGTGCTGACCATCTGCCTTATAAAAAAGATTTAAGGAATATTTTTGAGACTCTCAAAGTAGATAATAAATAA